A stretch of the Methylacidiphilum caldifontis genome encodes the following:
- a CDS encoding multicopper oxidase family protein encodes MNGFFRFINLQTAKGKTKLSYLLGFLLLFLVGALFLWFKGAKPKYDFSVDPDQYPMVKETETVYLKNGDNYAITAQKLQAKIGNAQIKMLGYNGSVPGPFIWVHQGDEITLEFKNLTGLPSTIHHHGVRVDNRYDGVPEVTQPVVPSGKSFTYKLKFDDPGVYWYHPHYRDDYAQELGLYGNYIVIPKDPNYWAPVNREIPLILTDILIKDGKLPEYYQDYSNFVFMGRYGNTFLINGQQKPTIDIQKGEVVRFYLTNTSSVRPFRVFVPGIKMKLVGGDNGRVEKEQYVDTLTIAPSERQIVEMYFPVAGDYKLTHHAVDPLVGARTYELATFHVGDKAVSVSYEKEFQQLRENKEVIDEIEPLVSKYKSARPDRTIRLSVAVSKKEASRFSEPGSSTPTQSSAFPGLITILAKTGAKVEWEDHMYLQNKMSTSKEITWQITDLGTMKTNGAIMDWNYKRGSYIKVRIINDIHSLHPMQHPMHFHGNRFLVLAVNDVEETNHVWKDTFMVGAGDVVDILLELSNPGKWMSHCHILEHLHSGMMFMYSVD; translated from the coding sequence ATGAATGGTTTTTTTAGATTCATTAATTTACAAACCGCAAAGGGTAAAACTAAGCTTTCTTATCTTTTGGGCTTTCTTTTGCTTTTTCTTGTGGGGGCTTTGTTTTTATGGTTCAAAGGTGCTAAGCCTAAGTATGATTTTTCTGTTGATCCCGATCAATACCCTATGGTTAAAGAAACCGAGACGGTTTATTTAAAAAATGGGGATAATTATGCGATAACTGCTCAGAAACTTCAGGCCAAGATAGGCAATGCACAGATTAAAATGCTTGGCTACAATGGATCTGTTCCCGGTCCCTTTATTTGGGTTCATCAGGGGGATGAAATTACCCTTGAATTTAAAAATTTAACCGGATTGCCTTCTACTATCCATCACCATGGAGTTAGAGTGGATAATCGCTATGATGGGGTGCCTGAGGTCACTCAGCCTGTAGTTCCAAGCGGTAAGAGCTTTACGTATAAACTGAAGTTTGATGACCCAGGAGTTTATTGGTATCACCCTCATTATAGGGATGACTATGCTCAGGAACTTGGGCTGTATGGGAATTATATTGTTATTCCAAAAGATCCTAATTATTGGGCTCCTGTAAATAGAGAAATTCCTCTTATATTGACGGATATTCTCATCAAAGATGGGAAGCTTCCCGAATACTATCAAGATTATTCAAATTTTGTTTTCATGGGAAGGTATGGGAATACGTTTCTCATCAATGGCCAGCAAAAACCCACTATAGATATACAAAAGGGCGAAGTCGTTCGATTCTACTTGACCAATACATCGAGTGTAAGGCCTTTTCGTGTCTTTGTTCCCGGCATAAAGATGAAGCTAGTGGGAGGAGATAATGGCCGGGTTGAAAAAGAACAATACGTTGATACTTTGACAATCGCTCCGTCGGAAAGACAAATTGTGGAGATGTATTTTCCTGTTGCAGGTGATTACAAATTGACTCATCATGCCGTTGATCCTCTTGTCGGTGCCCGGACTTATGAATTGGCTACATTTCATGTTGGGGACAAAGCGGTAAGTGTTTCTTATGAAAAAGAATTTCAACAATTAAGGGAGAATAAAGAAGTTATTGATGAAATTGAACCTTTGGTTTCCAAGTATAAATCAGCAAGGCCGGATCGGACGATCCGTCTCTCGGTAGCGGTCTCTAAAAAAGAGGCTTCCCGTTTTTCGGAACCCGGCAGTTCTACACCTACTCAATCTTCAGCTTTTCCAGGTCTAATAACCATACTTGCAAAAACAGGAGCTAAAGTGGAATGGGAAGATCACATGTATCTGCAGAATAAAATGTCAACTTCCAAAGAAATTACCTGGCAGATTACTGACCTAGGGACCATGAAAACCAATGGGGCGATCATGGATTGGAATTATAAGCGGGGTAGCTACATAAAGGTGCGGATTATCAATGATATTCATTCGCTCCATCCTATGCAGCATCCGATGCATTTCCATGGAAATAGGTTTCTGGTCCTTGCGGTTAATGATGTTGAAGAGACCAACCATGTTTGGAAAGATACTTTTATGGTGGGCGCAGGAGATGTCGTGGATATCCTTTTAGAATTATCCAACCCTGGAAAATGGATGTCTCATTGCCATATCCTTGAACATCTTCACAGTGGAATGATGTTCATGTATTCTGTGGATTAA
- a CDS encoding DUF3347 domain-containing protein, whose product MKKFSQYLTLIVFLGVVFPLFAEGSTPVLDSVLQEYFKIGKLLSDDSLKGLSQIATTMGDIVQKNTPSYFPESLPGKIKLLAQAKDLDSARLAFKDISDILIELLRSKKIKTGKYFVLTCPMAQSSWIQPDKEVRNPYYGSAMLLCGDVTEEF is encoded by the coding sequence ATGAAAAAATTCTCCCAATACCTTACTCTTATTGTTTTTCTAGGCGTGGTTTTCCCTTTATTTGCTGAAGGTTCAACTCCTGTATTGGATTCTGTACTCCAAGAATATTTTAAAATTGGCAAGCTCCTTTCAGATGATTCTCTTAAAGGACTATCTCAAATAGCAACAACTATGGGAGATATTGTTCAGAAAAATACCCCCTCTTATTTTCCAGAGTCTTTGCCTGGAAAAATAAAATTGCTTGCTCAAGCCAAAGATCTTGATTCAGCAAGACTCGCCTTCAAGGATATTAGTGACATTTTAATAGAGCTTTTAAGATCCAAAAAGATTAAAACGGGTAAGTATTTTGTTCTGACTTGCCCAATGGCCCAGAGCAGTTGGATTCAGCCAGATAAGGAGGTTAGAAATCCCTATTATGGGTCGGCGATGCTTCTTTGTGGAGATGTAACTGAAGAATTTTAG
- a CDS encoding YdbL family protein, with protein sequence MKKQFFSNLRITLLLNCFSKERILILSLFLYSCSPTVKLTTPEPVKINVNMGVVVTEKESPNRITLDPQVADRRRLRSGEVQSLKNARVIGENRDGYLEIINPPKEENYRNWAKKVVSEENEDRTKLYMTQAKIQGKPLEEIEKEYAKKWQEMSYPGEYIQEYNGKWIQK encoded by the coding sequence GTGAAAAAACAATTTTTTTCCAACCTTAGAATTACTTTATTGTTAAATTGCTTCTCAAAAGAAAGAATTCTTATTCTTTCTCTCTTCCTCTATAGTTGTAGTCCAACCGTAAAACTCACAACCCCCGAGCCTGTCAAAATTAATGTAAATATGGGAGTGGTGGTTACCGAAAAAGAATCTCCCAATCGTATCACACTCGATCCTCAGGTAGCTGACCGACGGAGGTTGCGCTCAGGGGAAGTTCAAAGTTTAAAAAATGCTCGAGTGATTGGAGAAAACCGAGATGGATATCTTGAAATCATCAACCCTCCTAAAGAAGAAAATTATAGAAATTGGGCTAAAAAAGTTGTTTCAGAGGAAAATGAAGATAGGACAAAACTCTACATGACCCAGGCTAAAATCCAGGGGAAGCCCCTTGAGGAGATCGAAAAAGAATATGCAAAAAAATGGCAAGAAATGAGTTATCCTGGAGAGTATATTCAGGAATATAACGGAAAATGGATCCAAAAATGA
- a CDS encoding bactofilin family protein, which produces MNLAHLEKEETQKSTDESSKVTILDQYSEFKGSVGFSGQLQLNGKLEGDIHSEDGVLLIGPQAIVKAEIKAKTIIVRGQVEGNLFAQERLELLNTSRVFGDIKTSSLLIEPGAIFVGRSESLLLDRIEKPNFSSFFKILSSPKTEPPPKKVPAPQDSSSPKPSTSNKPPEPKSVSSDIRQVSGR; this is translated from the coding sequence GTGAATTTAGCTCATTTAGAGAAGGAAGAGACACAAAAGAGTACCGATGAGTCTTCAAAAGTTACAATTCTTGATCAATACAGTGAATTTAAAGGTTCCGTAGGATTTAGTGGGCAGTTGCAGTTAAATGGGAAACTTGAAGGTGATATCCATTCCGAAGATGGGGTTTTACTTATTGGCCCTCAGGCCATAGTGAAAGCAGAAATAAAAGCCAAGACGATTATTGTTAGAGGGCAAGTCGAAGGTAATCTTTTTGCTCAAGAAAGATTAGAACTCCTTAATACTTCTAGGGTTTTTGGTGACATTAAGACCTCTTCCCTTTTAATTGAACCGGGGGCAATTTTTGTTGGCCGCTCTGAAAGTCTGCTTCTTGATCGGATTGAAAAACCTAATTTTAGTTCCTTTTTCAAGATTCTTTCTTCGCCTAAAACAGAACCTCCTCCAAAAAAGGTTCCCGCTCCCCAGGATTCTTCTTCCCCAAAACCTTCTACTTCTAATAAACCACCGGAGCCTAAATCGGTTTCATCTGACATTCGTCAGGTTTCGGGCAGATAG
- a CDS encoding aspartate-semialdehyde dehydrogenase: protein MGLKLGIVGATGAVGIEAIKLLEKSRIEISELRLFASSRSVGKKISFLGEELAVQELSSNALRNLDFVFFSAGSSISAIFAPKAKENGAVVIDNSSFFRMKPEVPLVVPEVNGEDLKNHQGIIANPNCTTALLSVALWPIHKIATVERVIVSTYQAVSGAGAKALLELDTQVRHYVQGKPIVPEVFPEQIAFNVFSHNSPIAENGYNGEENKVIQELKKIFHCPGLNVCATCIRVPVFRAHCESVVVETARKITAEETRRILASSPGVEVIDDPQNGLFPTPIKASGKKEVLVGRIREDLSHPRSISFFLSGDQLLKGAAWNALQILQCLIN from the coding sequence ATGGGATTAAAGTTAGGCATTGTTGGAGCAACAGGAGCTGTTGGTATTGAAGCTATAAAACTGTTGGAAAAAAGCAGAATAGAAATTTCTGAACTTCGCTTGTTTGCTTCGTCAAGATCGGTAGGGAAAAAAATTTCTTTTCTAGGGGAAGAGCTCGCAGTGCAGGAACTTTCCAGTAATGCTTTGAGGAATCTTGATTTTGTATTTTTTAGTGCTGGAAGTTCTATTTCGGCTATTTTTGCCCCTAAGGCAAAGGAAAATGGAGCGGTTGTTATTGATAATTCTTCTTTCTTTAGAATGAAACCGGAAGTTCCCTTGGTTGTTCCTGAAGTCAATGGGGAAGATCTTAAGAATCATCAAGGGATTATTGCTAATCCCAATTGTACGACTGCTTTGCTTTCCGTTGCTCTATGGCCGATTCATAAAATAGCAACCGTGGAAAGAGTCATTGTATCCACCTATCAAGCAGTAAGCGGGGCGGGTGCTAAAGCCCTGTTAGAACTGGATACGCAAGTTAGGCATTATGTCCAGGGGAAACCGATTGTCCCAGAGGTATTCCCTGAGCAGATCGCTTTTAATGTTTTTTCACATAACAGTCCTATTGCTGAAAATGGGTATAATGGAGAGGAGAATAAGGTCATCCAGGAACTAAAGAAAATCTTTCATTGCCCTGGATTAAATGTGTGTGCGACCTGTATTCGAGTTCCAGTATTTAGAGCTCATTGCGAATCTGTTGTGGTGGAAACAGCTCGGAAAATTACTGCTGAAGAGACAAGAAGGATTTTGGCCTCTTCCCCTGGAGTGGAGGTTATCGATGATCCACAGAATGGGTTGTTCCCCACACCTATTAAAGCTTCGGGGAAAAAGGAAGTATTGGTAGGAAGGATTAGAGAAGATTTATCTCATCCTCGATCGATATCATTCTTTTTAAGTGGAGACCAGCTTCTTAAGGGTGCAGCCTGGAATGCCCTTCAAATTCTTCAGTGCCTGATTAACTGA